One Borrelia hispanica CRI genomic window carries:
- a CDS encoding DUF1073 domain-containing protein has translation MKLNFRLNVRDLYKYLIFFRNYIDNVAKDCLKNGITLDSISSTSLDVDDALGSLK, from the coding sequence ATGAAATTAAATTTTAGATTAAATGTAAGAGATTTATATAAATATTTAATATTTTTTAGGAACTACATAGATAATGTAGCGAAAGATTGTTTAAAGAATGGAATAACATTAGACAGTATATCAAGCACATCGTTAGATGTTGATGATGCTTTAGGTAGTTTAAAATAG